The Ptychodera flava strain L36383 chromosome 16, AS_Pfla_20210202, whole genome shotgun sequence region TGGTCCATTGTGTTCAAATAATATTGATTAAATCTTCATAGATAAATTACTTTGGCAGAGCAACGAACATAAGCATCACTTCTAAGATTTACAATACTGTTTTTTCCACAGATCACTCAACGAGATGGAGCACTCTTCCAGGTGAAATACACGAAGAAAGTTATGAACAGAAAGTACATCTGGCCCACACAAGATGTATCTTGGTTGCCATGCCAGCAGAAGACATTACAATTACGGTCAATCTAAGATCAGTTACAACGAGAGGACACTTCATTTTTGATGAAGATGAACTCAGTAGAGCAGATAGCAGTAATCCTTGCCATTAGTCATTATAATACAACAAAAGTATAACAATTACCTATCGGATATATCATGTTGACTGGGAACTGATTCTTTAACTTCGTAAGAACTTGTTGACCAGATGAATGTATCTCTGAATGTCATTAAACTAATGAAATTACCTCAAGTGcattttttcacattatttAAGGGCAATtgtcatcaagcattttgtcaatTAGAGTTCTATTTGTTACAAacaaattttgagattttttctGTACAATAAGATCTCTGCATGAAGACAGGCAAGTTAATGTTAGAATTTAGTATGGATTACTTACACCTTCATATAGGTACTGTGACATATTGTGCTACATAAATTTCAGTATCTTGACAATCAGGACCAGGCCCATTGTTAAAGGGACCACAAGTTCTGGAAACTCAGTTACCACCTTAGAAGTGAATTCTAGAGTTACTTTGCAATAATCCTTCTctcaaatatatacatattagttAACCTTGTGTGATGGTAGATCAGTCTGAGCATGCGCGAGGCTTACAGCATTACGTCATTGCCTTAGCCTTAATGCAAATATCTATACAAGTCCTGCGCGCGCGGCCAGATTTGACAGATTTTGTCGTTCACTGCCAAAGTTCCAAAATCTAGGTAATTTGTAACAAAGAGTGTTTTCGTTCAGTGTTGACTTTTTGCAAAAATGGACATGATCCGCCTAAAATCTATAAATAGAGGTAAAATTATGAACTGTGGGTGCACTCAAGACCTTTGATTTGGAAGTTCACGAAGGTCAGCCCAGCCCCCTTTTAGGTAAATAGCAGCTTGTGTCTTTGTTAGCTTAACTCCATTAGtaataaaataagtcaaattgTTCATCGAAATGACATGCTTCGTGTACATGTTAATTTGCGGTTGCTTCCTCGCAGTAATAATTAAGTCTCCCAGGGTATTCCCAGCGCACACAGAGAGTGAATCGGTGCATTGGTGAGCAGTGGTGGGTTGGTGAATACGGAAAACGAACTCTAAGTATAGTTTCATGTACACGATTTACGTCGTTTAGAAACCCTTCTATCTCAACTGCAACGGCTCAGCGATAGTATTGTGTAAATTCTTTATTGCTTCGACGTAAAGTCCTGCACAACGTTAACTTAAAATGGCAACAGCTATTTTAAGCGACAGCCTAATCGAACCCACCAGCGATGTCGACAATGATATAATGTTCAACTTAAGAGAACACTGGCAATGCAGCGAGACTACAGCGGACGCAGAGCGGACTGCGGATAAACCTGTCGTTCATTCCaggaatgaaaataaatttgaaccGAACACAGAAAGCGGCTACCGCTCCGCCAAACCCAAGCGCTCGGTAGGCCAAACACCGGGCCGTTTCCCGCAAGTATTCAATAAAGTAAGCAACACCGTTCGATGTAGTTTTTGGCGAACACCAACCAGTATCAGCACACTGACCCTCCAGGATCAGCATAAATCAGACATCGCGACTTGCGCTAGCACTGACGGCAGCAGCGAATATAGAAACACaaaagccaaacgagaatttaTTGAAGGAGAAATAAAACCCGATATGAAAAATAAAGAGACCCACGGTACCATATTATCAACAAAGCCAGAACTAGATGAGCACCGACTATCCTCACAAGACACACCTCGAAGAGAGGACAACGGCACATGTCCACACGGGCTTCCGGTATAGACTCCCGGGCATTGAGCACACAAGCCCCGGGTGACGTACGCCAACCCCGTACCCTTGTTTCCCAGCAATGTTGGACATCAGTGAGGGAACCCCAGAGTGCACAACTAAACGATTTGAACACCCGAAACCCAACGAAGTGTAGATTTCAACAACAGGGAGACATTTTTTGGCCCCCTTCCGGCAAAAGTGGGTGACAATATGGCGGAATTTTCTAGCGTTCAGTCGTTTGGTCTAAACAGCGGACCGCGACAGCGCTTCCATGCAGCCAACATGAAAAACCCCATACCCAGTCCTTCACAACGCAGCGACGCACATCGTACCATCATTAATCAACAAGCAGCAACTGATTGTTGAAGAATGAACCTCGCCCTGGTATTCTCACACCCTTCGATGCGAATCACAGACAAGCCTGCACGAAACAGCTATGTCCAGGACTATTTTGAAAACAAGGGCAGTCCTTATCCTGCTGACAGAGGGCGCCCTGACGCAGGAGACAGCATTTCTCAGCCGAGGCCAATGCTCAGACGTGATCATCGCCTTATAGGGCGCGACCAATTTGAAGAGAGGGGGATCCCAATCCCTCATAAACCTCTAGTCACACCTGATAGATTTGATGGTAGATCACCATGGCGGGAGTACCTGAAACGTTTTCAGTCTTGCTCAGCAATCAATGGTTGGTCCTCCCTACAGAAAGGACAGTCTTTAGCTGCATCCCTTCGTGGACCAGCTCAAAAAGTCCTAAACAAAATCTCCAATGTGGGTGACATCAGTTTTACTGAGCTGGTTGACCACTTAGAACAGAGATATGGGACCAGCGGCCAATCAGAAAAATATCTCTGGCAACTGAAAAACTGTAAACGCCGGCGTGACGAATCCCTTGCTGATTTGGGACAGTCTGTATTGGAACTCACAGAACTTGCATATCCTGAATTAGACTGCAAAGCTATTGACAGACTAGCTCGTCAATACTTTGTGGAAGCAATACCTGATCAGAATGTTCGCATGGATTTGCACCGTGAACGACCACGATGTTTAGAGGAGGCCATCCGTGCTGCAATCTCCATCGAAGCATATCTACACACGGAAGATGATCGCTTAGGAAAACGGAGACAACACATACGTGTTGTAAAATCTGACAATGAGTACAACACTCCCCTTCCCCAACAGACAACAAGCACCCAAAATTTAACAGATATTTATGGCCTAATTCAAGCCATACACAGAGACCAGATAAAAGAGCAGAATCAACGAGATGAGCGCAGAAGACGAGGAGAATGTTTTAACTGTGGTAGAACTGGGCACATTCGCCGAACCATCTAGGCCTCAACAGGGAAACGACAACAGACTGGGCGGAAGGGTCGACATTCAGTCAACCAACCAACACCGACCCCATTACCATGGCAACCAACAAGCATAATACAACATGACGAGGTAATGTCAAGTGCACCAATAAGCCCTTCAAAACAATAATTGTAAATAATAATTCTGTTAAGCCAGCTTATGTTAAGAGAGTCCGCCCGCTTTCTCTGTTCTTGCTCAAGTACATGGAAAGACATGGTGTTCCTTTCTCGATTGTGGTTCAGAAATCACAATCATTTCATCGAGGGCATATCAAGCCATGCAGGAAACCGAACGACCTGCACTTATACCCCCATTGACAACAGCTGTTCAAGCAGACAGAGTCACACCCCTACCAATACTGGGAGAGGCAGACTTCACTATAAAGATAGGCCCAAACACAACAGTAGTACGAGCAGTTGTAGCAGAAATTGCTGAAGACATCCTGCTGGGCAATGACTATATTTTGTCAGCTCCAGCTGAGATTCGCACCCACTCACTGACACTTGGATTCTACGAGGGAGAAGTACCACTACTGGATCGGAGAGGTGGACACTTAAGTGCCGGAGTAACGGTAACAAAAGACACCACCATTCCAGCAGGTCATGAGGTCATTGTCCCTGGATTCCTCACACGACCAATCAGTTCCGGCATAACAGGTAAAGTCAAACCGACAAATTGCCATAAATTGATGTCTGACGGTATAATGGTAGGACGTGTACTAGTAGATGCCACCACTCGTACCATCCCCATCCGTGTAATGAACATAGCTGACTGAACACATATTATTCAACGAGGTACAACCATTGACATTGCAAGCACCGATTACCTCAAATGAGccaataccggctgagaagatttTCAACGATAGCAAAAATGGTTATACACCAGCTAGTCCAGTACCACCTCACCTTCAATCCCTCTGGCAAGATAGTGTGGCAGAAGTTGGCCAACAACACGGTGAGAAGATAGCCACCTTCCTGGGACAAAATGGGAGGATGTTTTCTCCCGAAACAAGGATGACATAGGACGTACTCAAGTGACAAAACACAGTTACACAGGAGACCCCCCCTGATCCGTCAACAACCCCCAAGACAGTCCACCTGGTCTCGTGAGGAGACAGCTCGTCTTGTGAAAGACATGCTGGCGCGAGACATAATTAAGCTGTCAAAGAGCCCATTGGCAGCCCCAGTGGTCCTTGTCCAAAAAAAAAGAGATGGAACAACCGATTCTGTGTTGACTATCAGAAACTTAACGATGTCACACGCAACAACAGTATAGATTCCCTTGCCGGCGCCAAGTGGTTCAGCAGCCTAGATCTCACTAGTGGATATTGGCAGCTTGAACTTGATGAAGACGTGAAAGCCAAGTCAGCATTTACTACTTGGAACGGTCTATATCAGTGGCGTGTCATGCCCTTTGGGTTGTGTAACTCGCCAGCTACTTTTCAACGACTGATGGAGTGTGTCCTGTCTGGTCTTCAATGGGACATACTCTTGCTGTACTTGGATGACATAGTGGTATATGCTGACTCAGTTGAACAGATGCTGGCAAGGCTTGAACTGGTCTTCAGCCGCCTTCGAGCTGCAGGACTGAAACTTAGGCCCTCCAAGTGCAGACTCTTCCAGCGTCAGGTTGAGTTCCTTGGACACATAATTTCGAGTGAAGGAGTCAAAACCAGCCCCGATAAAACCAAAATGGTGGAAGACTGGCCAACCCCAAGGACTATCCATGACGTCCGTAGCTTTCTCGGACTGGCGTCGTATTACCGACGTTTTGTTCCAGGGTTTGCGACAGTTGCGAAACCACTGACCCAGCTGACAGAGAAAAATCAGCACTTCAACTGGGATGACGAATGTGACGCCGCATTCGAAACTCTCAAGGATAACCTGTTAAATGCCCTAGTTCTAGCCTACCCTCTTCCCAGTGCCCCCATTATCCTTGACACAGATGCAAGTCAGCACGGGATTGCGGCTGTGTTGTCCCAAATCGAAGATGGTAAAGAGCTAGTAATTAGTTACGCCAGTCGGAGCCTGACCAAACAGGAAGGAAACTACTGTGTTACTCGTAAAGAGCTACTACTAGCGGCAGTGCACTTTATAAAGCACTTCAGACCATACTTGTACGGACAGCACTTTACCCTACGCACTGACCACAGTTCCCTTCGCTGGTTACTTAACTTCAAGGAACCTGAGGGACAGCTGGTCAGATGGATGCAAGTGCTAGGCGAGTATGACTTTGATATTGCACATCGCCCTGGTAAGAAACACACAAATGCTGACGCATTATCTCGGCGACCATGTCGCCTATGTGGTTGTATACATGCACTTACCACCCAGGACAACTCAACTGTTACATCAGTGActttgaacttaaaatgtgaggTCGCTACCCAGACTGATGCCCCGGCAACGCCAATACAACCAGACAGAACCGACACTGCTGATGACAATGGCAACCCAAAACATACGCCACCTCCAACTGAATTTCCCCAAAAGAATACTCCAACTAGGGACACACCTAAGAAACCCAAAGTACCACTTTAATGCATGTGCCATTGGGTTCATACCGAGATGGAATAACATCGAATTACGACAACTTCAGCAAACAGATCCCAATATTGGACCAATACTAACATTAAAAGAGGAACACAACCAACCACCTGACTGGAAAACAATTTCACACCATTCTCCAGCTACAAAAGCATACTGGAATGTGTGGAACCTATTGACGGTCCACGATGGTGTTTTATATCGGAAATGGGAATCCTCCGATGGGGTCGAATCCCGTTGGCTACTTGTTTTGCCAGCCAGCCCCCCCCTACGAAAGGAAGTTTTCACTGAAATCCACTCCTCAAAAACAGCAGCACCCCTTGGTGTATACAAAACTCTACAGAAACTGAGACAACGGTATTCTGGCATGGAGCCTCTGCTTATGTTCGATCAATGGTCCGCCAGTGTGATGTCTGCGCAGCACGTAAAACAACTGGTCGGAAGCGGAGAGCATCACTTCAACAATACATAGTTGGGTACCCACTAGAACGCATTGCTTTTGATGTCCTCGGCCCCTTCCAACGATAGAGAGGGGAAACTAGTCCTGGTGATTGGTGATTATTTCTCTAAATGGATGGAGGCTTACCCCATCCCGGACCAAGAGGCCACCACCATAGCAACCAAACTGACATCAGAATTTGTCACCTGTTGGTTTCCCAGGCCAACTCCATTCAGATCAAGGTCGTAACTTCGAATCAGCTGTCATGGCTGAAACCTGCAAACTACTTGGTATTAGTAAGACGCCCTACAATCCGAAGTCAGATGGATACGTGGAAAGATTCCATAAGACTCTAGTCCAGACTGTGTCTGTACTAGTTGACCCGGATCAGTCTGACTGGGACCTAATCTTACCATTTGCGTTAATGGCATATCGCAGCTCTGTTCAGGAGAGCATTGATGAGACACCCAGTATGATGATGTTTGGGCAAGAAATCAAACTCCCAGTAGACTTAATTCATGAACCCCCACACCAGAACCTGAAACTAACAAAACTGGCTATGCTTTAGATCTCCGTGAGAGACTACAACGGGCCCATCGCCGAGCCAGGACAGCCCTTCAGAAAAGCGCCGTCTCCCAAAAGAGACACTATGAAGTTGGTGTTCATGGGAGCAAACTCACACCTGGCCAGTTTGTCTGGCTTCGAATTGAAGCGTTCAGGCACGGCAAGTCACGTAAGCTTACCGCCAGACATTGGGACGGCCCCTATTTAATACTAGACAAACTTTCGGATGTGACATTTAGAATACAACGGAGTCAACATGCTAAATCTAAAGTTGTCCACTACGATCGTCTCAAGCCATATGAAGGTAACCAGGCTCATGATTGGCGGATACCAGTGGTACATAATCCGACCGATCATGTGCCGGAGGAAACTCTTGTGAACAGTGATGGGACCGAACTTTCCCAGGCCCCCACCTGTGAGTATAACTCCAATGATGAAATGGATCCTGGCCACCCAGAGGAGATGATGACCCCCACCATAGAGACACATGTACCTACTCATAGATACCCTACCAGACAGAAGAAGAAACCGAACCGCGATTTGGCGATTGTGTTTATTCGAGTGATGACAATGAAGATTGTACCGAGAGACCACGTACGAGTAGCCAGAAATTCTGCGTGTTTTCCCAGAGATTTGCGCCTCTGCCCTTGGCCAGCTAAACCAAAACCACGCAGCAAGAGTCACTGGACGACGCGCAAGCAGCGCAGTCAACAGTGAACCAAACCCATGAGAGACGTTTTGGTGCACTCTCATCGGGGCGTCTTTGCGCTACTACTTCACTTCTTCAATTCTTCGCTCTTAGTAAAGTCAGCGCAGCAAGCTTCACCTGCATAGCTTCAGTTCGATGTGAACATTTGAACTATAAATGTTCATGCCTGTGCTATGAATTGATTCCTACAGGCTGAACACAATAGATAATTCGACGTTAATGATTAATCATCGTTCTTCGATATTTCCTTTCTTTTATGCAACAGAAAGATGAATCTCGGATACCATATTGATGAAGACAAAATGAGAGTGTGCGATGGGTGCGATGAAAGATTCTTCCACACTTACCAATGGAAATCTCATAGATGCAGAGGCGCCAAAGACGCACAAATAAGTAAACATCCCCGGAGGGAAATATCCTTAGAAGATGAGATAGGCAAAGAATGTCCAGACCCACTAGACCCGCTCTATGCATCGGATAGACAACATACCACAACCACCACAGACGAGAGATCGCCCAGACCAGCTACTTCAAGGGCAGCCCCTCGGCTGATTCCTCTGGATGGACCTGCCCAATTTGACCCTCGACTGACGGTCCACCGTAGGCTAGAGGCAGTAGACCGCTTGATTAACGACGGACTGATGACATTGTCATCAGATTCTGTCAATCGAGTGGTCAAAACCCTGACCGTACCGTGGTACCAAGACACCACCATCAAGTCGGAGGTAGTGACCAACCGAGTGTACTATCTGAACAACCACTCGTCTGCAAAAGGAAAGCCACGTAAACCATCCAAAAGGACCAGCCCATTAAAGTCTGTCATCACAAACAACGGCCGGAAGGTCGATCATCATCAAGAAAGGAAAGAAGGCCTCCACGCGAATGGCGGTCAACTACATGGTTTAAACTTTCTATTTGAAACGCGAACTCGCTACTTgttataaataaatttaaaaacagtATTAGTAGACAGTTTAACTTTTATCTGACCGGTGGAAACAgtgttattacatttttaccTGACAACATATTTTACGAAGTTACCTCCATGAACAAGTGAAACCCTTACGGACATTTGAACTCGTCATTCGAAACGCGGACTATTTATTACCACAGTTTTACTCAATAGAATTTAATAGTTGtattccaaaaaaaaattgtgtttaaaTGAATTTACCTTTGCGGACAGTTAGAGTATGGACACAAATAGTTCAAGTCGGATACTTTCATCAATTATTCTACTACTGAGTTCCAAACGTTTTAACCACCTACCTGGAGTGATGAAGGATCCATCAGttttagcaatgcaattttgaGTACCATTTTACACTGTAGTAAACTTTTAACTGAGCAATGTATCTTTTTTATATATAGCTGCACATTGGGTATTGCTGTCCCACCCAGTTCTGAGGGCATTGAATAAGGGAAGTTAACTATTTGTACTCTTCACCAAATTCGCTTAAAATTAGATGTTTTTTTCACCATAGAATGACTTTAGTTGGAACTTTAAAGTCTCGGAGGAGGGCTGTGTGACGGTAGATCAGTCTGAGCATGCGTGAGGCTTACAACATTACATCATCGACTTAgcctttatgcaaatttctacaCAGGTCCCGCGGCCAAATTTAGCATATTTTGTCGTTCACTGCCAAAGTTCCAAAATCAAGGTAAATTGTAGCAAAGAGTGTTTTCTTTTAGGGTTGACTTTTGGCAAACATGGACATGATCCACCCAAAATCTATAAATAGGGGTAAAATTATAAACTCTGTGTGCACTCAAGACCTTTGACTCGGAAGTTCACGAAGGTCAGCCCAGCCCCCTTTTAAGATAAATAGCAGCTTGTGTCTTTGTTAACTTAACTCCATTAGTAATAAAATAAGTCTAATTGTTCATCGAAAAGACGTGCTTTGTGTACGTGTTAATTTGCGGGTTGCTTCCTCGCAGTAATAATTAAGTTTTCCAGAGTATTCGCAGCGCAGACAGTGAACACAAAGAGTGAAACGGTGCAAAATTGTGTAACACTGCAGCTAAATGTTCTCCCTTCCCAGGCAACATTTAGATGCATGTCCATGGCACTATGCAAAGAATTTTACTGCAAGTTTAACCACATATTTCTCAGTAATCATCCATAATTAAAGTGAAGGAACATGATGAAATGACTCTCTAGAACTCCCTCTACACTGTTGGGTATTTCCTGGACTTACGTAGCCCCTGCATATTAAAGAAATGTAACTGATACTTTTGATTGATCAAAAATTGTTGACCTAACAATTTGAGTCCATTGTATTTTTCTAGAGGTGGaggaaattttgacaattttaaaaaccCACACGAcattattttttcccttttttacaGAGGAACGTCTACAGTACTATCTGAATACCAAAGGTGATAA contains the following coding sequences:
- the LOC139114939 gene encoding uncharacterized protein; the encoded protein is MNLALVFSHPSMRITDKPARNSYVQDYFENKGSPYPADRGRPDAGDSISQPRPMLRRDHRLIGRDQFEERGIPIPHKPLVTPDRFDGRSPWREYLKRFQSCSAINGWSSLQKGQSLAASLRGPAQKVLNKISNVGDISFTELVDHLEQRYGTSGQSEKYLWQLKNCKRRRDESLADLGQSVLELTELAYPELDCKAIDRLARQYFVEAIPDQNVRMDLHRERPRCLEEAIRAAISIEAYLHTEDDRLGKRRQHIRVVKSDNEYNTPLPQQTTSTQNLTDIYGLIQAIHRDQIKEQNQRDERRRRGECFNCGRTGHIRRTI